A region from the Thermodesulforhabdaceae bacterium genome encodes:
- the hpnA gene encoding hopanoid-associated sugar epimerase, with amino-acid sequence MSLRAFVTGATGFIGSHVVEVLLKNGWQVTALSRCNCLPGFLHFDGVRWVQGDLQDISCLYRFMDGCDAVFHVAADYRLWSRNPEEIYRSNIDGTRNVMKTALDVGVPKVVYTSSVGALGLKKDGTPADETTPVTIKDMVGHYKRSKYLAERVVEDFIAKGLPAVIVNPSTPVGPRDHKPTPTGKIIVDFLNGRMPAYVDTGLNFIHVSDVALGHLLAYHRGRIGEKYILGAHNVTLRDFFNLLSQITGIPAPKIKFPLTPIILLATLSEGLSRLTGSPPAIPLEGVKMSRHFMYFSADKAVRELGLPQQPLEKAVRDAVAWYIENGYCKKPIGRKIL; translated from the coding sequence ATGAGCCTAAGAGCCTTTGTAACTGGAGCAACGGGTTTTATCGGCAGTCATGTGGTAGAAGTTCTTTTGAAAAATGGCTGGCAGGTGACAGCGCTAAGTCGCTGTAACTGTCTCCCAGGCTTCCTGCACTTTGATGGTGTCAGGTGGGTTCAGGGAGATTTGCAGGATATTTCCTGTCTTTATCGTTTCATGGATGGTTGTGATGCAGTATTTCATGTTGCCGCAGATTACCGACTCTGGAGCCGAAACCCCGAGGAGATCTATCGCTCAAACATTGATGGGACAAGGAATGTAATGAAAACGGCGCTGGATGTTGGAGTTCCAAAAGTAGTTTATACAAGCAGTGTTGGAGCTCTGGGATTAAAAAAAGACGGCACTCCCGCGGATGAAACGACCCCTGTAACCATCAAAGATATGGTTGGACATTATAAAAGATCCAAATATCTGGCAGAACGCGTGGTGGAAGACTTTATTGCTAAAGGGCTTCCCGCTGTAATTGTTAATCCTTCTACGCCTGTTGGTCCTCGTGATCATAAACCTACTCCAACAGGAAAAATCATTGTAGATTTTCTCAACGGTCGCATGCCCGCCTATGTCGATACTGGACTTAATTTTATTCATGTATCCGATGTGGCCCTGGGGCATCTTCTGGCTTATCATCGCGGTAGAATTGGAGAAAAATACATTCTTGGGGCTCACAATGTGACTTTACGAGATTTTTTTAACCTGCTTTCTCAAATTACGGGCATACCCGCTCCCAAAATTAAATTCCCCCTGACTCCGATTATTCTCCTTGCTACACTTTCAGAAGGTCTTTCTCGCCTTACCGGTTCCCCTCCCGCCATTCCTCTTGAAGGAGTAAAAATGAGCCGTCATTTTATGTATTTTTCGGCTGATAAAGCAGTAAGGGAATTAGGGTTGCCTCAACAGCCTCTAGAAAAGGCAGTTCGTGACGCAGTAGCATGGTATATTGAAAACGGATATTGCAAAAAACCGATAGGGAGAAAAATTCTATGA
- a CDS encoding radical SAM protein has product MITKKIGLREVIEGSAKFFSMKFGLSLFSMHIEVTRRCNARCSFCNYWKERQEREELSDYSPIVRKFRPLSVTLTGGEPLLRRDLKYIIRQIVEKNSFLYINCISNGILMTPDRALSLWQAGLTQVSISLDFPDERHDEQRGIKGLWEHIRLLSTELPRTGIDNLTFNTVIMQENLKDLPAIVKFAYKHGWKVSFSTYNPYKNQNFDHKLDPGEIHNIEKTVEQLLMLKRTYRNITNSDFYLKMIVSYVRNGGIKGCLAGKKWFHVSPDGRIRRCSEKEFLGNWEEINIKDVSLTECTECWYACRGEAEAPLGISRIIELNR; this is encoded by the coding sequence ATGATAACGAAAAAAATAGGATTAAGAGAAGTTATTGAAGGAAGTGCTAAATTTTTTTCCATGAAGTTCGGACTTTCCCTATTTAGCATGCACATTGAAGTTACTCGCCGTTGCAACGCCAGATGTTCTTTCTGCAACTACTGGAAAGAACGGCAAGAACGGGAAGAGCTAAGCGATTACTCGCCTATCGTGCGCAAATTCAGACCACTCAGTGTAACCCTAACTGGTGGAGAACCTCTTTTGCGTCGCGATCTTAAATACATTATACGACAAATTGTTGAAAAAAATAGCTTTCTTTATATAAATTGCATCTCTAACGGTATTCTGATGACCCCCGACCGTGCTCTTTCTTTGTGGCAAGCAGGACTTACTCAAGTCTCTATTTCTCTTGACTTTCCGGATGAACGCCATGATGAACAAAGAGGCATAAAAGGTCTCTGGGAACATATAAGACTCCTATCAACTGAATTGCCACGAACAGGTATCGACAACCTGACTTTCAACACGGTTATAATGCAAGAAAATCTGAAAGATCTGCCTGCTATTGTTAAATTTGCTTACAAACATGGCTGGAAGGTTTCATTTAGTACCTACAATCCGTATAAAAACCAAAATTTTGATCACAAACTGGATCCTGGTGAAATCCACAACATAGAAAAGACGGTGGAACAGTTGCTAATGCTAAAGCGAACCTATCGAAACATTACCAATTCCGACTTCTATCTTAAGATGATTGTTTCTTACGTTCGAAACGGTGGCATCAAAGGATGTTTAGCTGGCAAAAAGTGGTTTCATGTTAGTCCCGATGGTCGCATAAGAAGATGTTCTGAAAAAGAGTTCCTGGGCAATTGGGAGGAAATAAATATAAAAGATGTGTCTTTAACTGAATGCACGGAGTGCTGGTATGCCTGCCGAGGGGAAGCCGAAGCGCCGCTAGGCATATCTCGAATAATAGAATTGAACCGATAG
- the thrC gene encoding threonine synthase encodes MKLKDFPEEIRSYIIPKPEGEYFYRCLGCSREYGVEKLLYVCPECRGVLMIEDRQWDRLKAIPGSKWRQIFDYRSMITEPALKGIYRFHELLGSILPLEHIVYLGEGHTPIVAANSRLMDWVGLPFWFKNDGQNPSASFKDRGMASAFSYLRHLIKTQGLTNVLAICASTGDTSAAAALYASYLVEDVRSVVLLPQGKVTPQQLGQPLGSGATVIELPGVFDDAMKVVEYLSEHYPVALMNSKNAWRILGQESYSFEIAQQFDYNMDGLAVVAPIGNAGNITAIINGFLKLYDIGIITRLPTIIGVQSEHANPVYLYYLEKSREKRVFQPVSVKPSVAQAAMIGNPVSMPRVIELVERYRETYGSEEGFLTVEVSEQEIMDSMLTANRNGHIACTQGGECLAGIKKLTETGTLPRRVNRAVLDATAHALKFSVFQEKYFTNTFEPEYNVVPKTELQNRPIIVKLPEGVPTPSAGKVLDKEEFRQFIEAAAKKIAEVLGINGNR; translated from the coding sequence ATGAAACTTAAGGATTTTCCAGAAGAAATAAGATCTTACATAATTCCAAAACCCGAAGGGGAATATTTTTACCGATGTCTTGGCTGTAGTAGAGAATACGGTGTTGAAAAGCTTTTATATGTATGTCCAGAATGTCGCGGAGTGCTAATGATCGAGGATAGACAATGGGATAGATTAAAAGCTATTCCAGGATCAAAGTGGCGTCAGATCTTCGATTACAGAAGCATGATTACGGAACCAGCTCTAAAGGGCATTTATCGCTTTCATGAGCTTCTTGGGTCTATACTGCCACTGGAGCACATTGTCTATCTAGGGGAGGGCCATACTCCCATTGTAGCAGCCAACAGTCGCCTGATGGATTGGGTTGGGCTTCCGTTCTGGTTCAAAAACGATGGACAAAACCCCAGTGCGTCCTTCAAAGATCGAGGTATGGCAAGCGCTTTTAGCTATCTTCGTCATTTAATTAAAACTCAGGGGCTAACCAACGTTCTTGCTATTTGCGCTTCTACCGGAGACACATCTGCCGCAGCAGCTTTGTATGCATCTTACCTTGTGGAAGATGTTCGCTCTGTTGTGCTCCTTCCTCAAGGCAAAGTAACACCACAACAGCTTGGGCAGCCTCTTGGAAGCGGTGCCACTGTAATTGAGCTACCGGGTGTATTCGATGACGCTATGAAGGTTGTTGAATATCTTTCTGAACATTACCCTGTAGCACTTATGAATTCTAAAAATGCATGGCGCATTCTGGGGCAGGAGTCTTACAGCTTCGAAATTGCTCAGCAGTTTGACTACAATATGGATGGACTCGCAGTTGTTGCTCCTATTGGTAACGCCGGAAATATCACAGCAATTATAAATGGATTTCTCAAGCTTTACGATATAGGAATCATAACACGCCTTCCTACTATAATAGGTGTTCAGTCTGAACATGCCAACCCGGTGTATCTATACTACCTTGAAAAAAGCCGAGAAAAACGAGTTTTCCAACCGGTTTCAGTGAAGCCAAGCGTGGCTCAGGCAGCCATGATTGGAAACCCTGTGTCTATGCCCAGGGTCATAGAATTAGTGGAACGCTACAGAGAAACCTACGGTTCTGAGGAAGGGTTCCTGACTGTTGAGGTTTCGGAACAGGAAATTATGGATTCCATGCTCACAGCAAACCGAAACGGCCATATAGCCTGTACTCAAGGGGGAGAGTGTCTTGCAGGAATAAAGAAGTTAACGGAAACGGGAACGCTTCCTCGCCGAGTCAACCGAGCTGTATTAGATGCCACCGCTCATGCACTTAAGTTTTCTGTTTTTCAGGAAAAATATTTCACCAATACCTTTGAACCAGAATACAATGTGGTTCCAAAGACTGAACTTCAGAACCGACCTATCATTGTAAAACTTCCAGAAGGAGTGCCAACACCCAGCGCAGGTAAAGTCCTTGATAAAGAAGAATTTCGTCAGTTCATAGAAGCGGCGGCGAAAAAAATAGCGGAAGTTCTGGGAATTAACGGCAACAGATAA
- a CDS encoding gamma carbonic anhydrase family protein — translation MEGVLSFKGVYPQIADDVYIAPGAIVIGDVVVGSKSSIWFYTIVRGDVNFIRIGEETNIQDHSMLHVTTDTFPLYIGNRVTVGHRAVIHGCTIGDECLIGMGAIILDGAKIGKHSIVAAGAVVPPETEVPERSLVMGIPGKVQKQLSDEEVDRIIETAKHYVRLAGEYMKPKYLESDKIIRGFVR, via the coding sequence ATGGAAGGTGTATTGAGCTTTAAAGGCGTTTATCCCCAAATTGCCGATGACGTTTACATTGCACCGGGCGCCATAGTCATAGGAGATGTGGTAGTTGGTTCAAAATCAAGCATATGGTTTTATACCATTGTGAGAGGCGATGTAAATTTCATAAGGATAGGTGAAGAAACAAACATTCAGGATCATTCAATGCTTCACGTTACCACCGATACTTTTCCACTTTATATTGGAAATCGAGTCACAGTCGGTCACAGAGCCGTAATTCATGGATGCACCATAGGTGATGAATGCCTTATAGGAATGGGGGCAATTATTCTGGATGGTGCCAAAATAGGCAAACACTCAATTGTAGCAGCCGGTGCGGTAGTTCCACCAGAAACGGAAGTACCTGAACGCTCTCTCGTAATGGGGATTCCCGGAAAAGTTCAGAAACAGCTATCTGACGAAGAAGTGGATCGAATTATTGAGACTGCAAAGCACTATGTGCGCCTTGCTGGGGAGTATATGAAGCCCAAATATCTCGAAAGCGACAAAATCATTAGAGGCTTTGTTCGCTAA
- a CDS encoding tetratricopeptide repeat protein, protein MDQVFKLPQEWFDEGKEWLAKGNFDEACRSFEQALELDPYYTQALCGLSKVLWQKGKYREAVEKINEALMIDPDDPEVIEQCANIFMTVGQKDNALDVLKAYLARNPWDDEIRERLKEFENIPVEICSPSVETLSKPQEVTHDDNMSDLLVKEGESQYEKGKVDRAKMCFEMALEHNPRHARAHNNLGVILWESGDLMGALDHFQQAFHETPFDQDVVFNSFNALIAAGFLEDARDLMKLHIQHNPFNEEAWRLYDDVSALLSRISWSGEGLSPEVGEIYISMGKKLFKAQDFYGAAEALHKALTILPGHPKALKRLARIHRDLGHVNEALDLYRDALASDNSSDKLAIEYAEYLVELGQREDAIRFLEDRVLNYPSDTLAEKIKSLKE, encoded by the coding sequence ATGGATCAAGTATTTAAGTTGCCTCAGGAATGGTTTGATGAAGGTAAAGAATGGCTTGCTAAAGGGAATTTTGACGAAGCTTGTCGATCTTTTGAACAAGCTTTAGAACTGGATCCTTATTATACTCAGGCTCTTTGCGGACTTAGTAAGGTCTTGTGGCAGAAAGGAAAATACAGAGAAGCAGTTGAGAAGATCAATGAAGCTCTTATGATCGATCCTGACGATCCGGAAGTCATTGAACAATGTGCGAATATTTTTATGACAGTTGGTCAGAAGGATAACGCTTTAGATGTGCTTAAGGCATATCTTGCTCGTAACCCCTGGGACGATGAAATTAGAGAACGTCTGAAAGAATTTGAAAACATCCCCGTTGAAATTTGCTCTCCTTCCGTGGAAACATTGTCGAAGCCCCAGGAAGTTACTCACGATGATAACATGTCGGATCTGTTGGTAAAAGAAGGGGAATCTCAGTATGAAAAGGGCAAGGTGGACAGAGCAAAAATGTGTTTTGAGATGGCTCTTGAACATAACCCTCGTCACGCTCGAGCTCACAACAACCTGGGAGTGATACTATGGGAGTCGGGAGATCTTATGGGGGCTCTGGATCATTTTCAGCAAGCTTTTCACGAAACCCCTTTCGATCAGGATGTCGTATTCAATTCCTTCAATGCTCTTATTGCTGCCGGTTTTCTGGAAGATGCCCGTGATCTTATGAAGCTTCACATACAGCATAATCCTTTCAACGAGGAGGCCTGGAGGCTTTATGATGATGTGTCTGCACTCCTTTCCAGAATTTCGTGGAGTGGGGAAGGACTTTCGCCAGAAGTTGGGGAAATCTACATTTCCATGGGGAAGAAACTTTTCAAGGCACAGGATTTTTACGGGGCGGCGGAAGCTCTGCATAAAGCTTTGACAATTCTTCCTGGTCATCCTAAGGCTCTTAAAAGACTTGCAAGGATTCATAGAGATCTTGGACATGTGAATGAAGCCCTGGATCTTTACCGTGATGCGCTGGCTTCTGATAACTCCAGTGACAAGCTTGCCATTGAGTATGCTGAGTATCTTGTAGAATTAGGACAGAGAGAGGATGCCATTAGATTTTTGGAAGACAGAGTTCTTAATTATCCAAGTGATACTTTGGCTGAAAAGATAAAATCGTTAAAGGAATAA
- a CDS encoding thioesterase family protein has product MALPSLKEGLTHEVSLKTSQEHSAQKFFPHLPNVFATPFLGGLMEQVCAELIQPHLEEGEQSVGAAMDLKHLAPTPLGMTVTAKATLKEVKGKQLIFHVEAFDEVEKIGEATHQRFIINAEKFNQRVAQKAQAKSTS; this is encoded by the coding sequence ATGGCTCTTCCATCCCTTAAAGAGGGTTTAACTCACGAAGTATCCCTTAAAACTTCCCAGGAACATTCAGCTCAAAAGTTTTTCCCTCATCTACCAAACGTTTTTGCCACCCCATTTTTAGGGGGACTCATGGAACAGGTTTGCGCCGAACTGATACAGCCTCATCTCGAAGAAGGTGAACAATCTGTAGGAGCCGCAATGGACCTGAAACACCTGGCACCAACACCTCTTGGCATGACTGTAACAGCGAAAGCTACTCTCAAGGAAGTCAAAGGTAAACAACTCATTTTCCACGTTGAAGCCTTTGATGAAGTAGAAAAAATCGGTGAAGCAACTCACCAGCGATTCATAATTAACGCCGAAAAATTCAACCAGCGTGTTGCACAAAAGGCTCAGGCAAAAAGTACTTCCTGA
- a CDS encoding acetate--CoA ligase family protein, protein MTDALKGLFQPRSVAVIGASDNPAKLGHTILKNIVDSGFQGAIYPINPKAPEILNLRCFKSVADVPDSIDMAVVVVPAPAVPQVISECGEKRIKAAVIITGGFAEAGPQGEKLQQEIVNIAKQNDIRLLGPNCQGINIPYLPICASWPLLTAKGRVAVISQSGTVGAAMMDWFSREGLGVSAFVSLGNRCDIDETDLVAYFGKDDKTAVIALYIEGLKNPEAFKQVLESVQKPIVLLKSGRTPKGIKAAESHTRSLAGDDALYNALCRKYQIHRADTIEEFYDLAKAFAYLPKPSGNKIFFVTTSGGAGILATDQAEREGLDVASLPEDLAIQLKPIIPPHAICSNPLDLTGDATAAMFGEVIRIVRSSYDIVGVIFGDPVVGASDVVNPSSNELVIFLGGADVEEAEKQKMHQIGIPVFPTPERGVHAIAQLVPPDKKGKKELPYSMPKLDSLPDNSELLTPSQALTFLKEAGFPCVHFQHAESAGKAVHIAHLMGFPVAVKIDSALVAHKTDVGGVILNVQSATGVRRAFEQIRERFSQVFPSLPFPGVVIMPMAERGQEFIMGAHRTPDFGTVILFGLGGLYVELFQDVSIRLLPASRRDIDDIISETKASAFFAGIRNREPLDKKAIIDGLETLARLMEEHPEIVTIDINPLIAYPEGYAVVDARIIIRKS, encoded by the coding sequence ATGACGGATGCCCTGAAAGGACTTTTTCAACCAAGAAGTGTAGCTGTAATTGGTGCATCCGATAACCCGGCAAAACTTGGGCATACTATACTGAAAAATATCGTTGACAGCGGATTCCAAGGAGCCATCTATCCTATCAATCCAAAGGCTCCGGAAATTTTAAATCTAAGGTGTTTTAAAAGTGTAGCCGATGTGCCTGACTCCATAGACATGGCTGTAGTTGTCGTGCCAGCACCAGCGGTACCTCAGGTTATAAGCGAATGTGGAGAAAAAAGAATAAAAGCTGCTGTAATTATCACCGGCGGATTTGCGGAAGCAGGGCCTCAAGGAGAAAAGCTCCAGCAAGAAATCGTCAATATAGCTAAACAAAACGACATCAGGCTACTTGGACCTAACTGTCAGGGAATTAACATACCTTACCTTCCCATTTGTGCATCCTGGCCTCTTCTTACCGCAAAGGGTCGCGTGGCAGTTATAAGTCAGAGCGGCACGGTGGGAGCCGCTATGATGGATTGGTTTTCTAGAGAAGGTTTAGGAGTTTCCGCTTTTGTAAGTCTTGGTAACCGATGCGATATTGATGAAACAGATCTCGTAGCCTATTTTGGAAAGGACGACAAAACTGCCGTTATAGCGCTCTACATTGAAGGGCTTAAAAATCCCGAAGCCTTCAAACAAGTTCTTGAATCGGTTCAAAAACCCATTGTGCTCCTAAAATCTGGTAGAACTCCCAAAGGAATAAAAGCCGCCGAATCCCATACAAGATCACTTGCAGGCGATGACGCCCTTTACAATGCTCTGTGCCGAAAGTATCAGATACATCGTGCTGACACAATAGAAGAATTCTACGATCTTGCTAAAGCCTTTGCCTATCTCCCCAAGCCCAGTGGTAATAAGATATTCTTCGTTACCACATCTGGTGGAGCTGGTATTCTTGCCACGGATCAAGCGGAAAGGGAAGGCCTCGATGTAGCTTCTCTTCCTGAAGATCTGGCCATACAACTTAAACCTATTATTCCCCCCCATGCTATCTGCTCCAATCCGCTTGATCTCACGGGCGATGCCACGGCAGCTATGTTTGGAGAAGTGATAAGAATAGTTCGCAGTTCCTACGACATTGTGGGAGTAATCTTTGGTGATCCAGTGGTAGGGGCTTCAGATGTCGTAAATCCATCCAGTAATGAACTAGTAATATTCCTTGGAGGAGCTGATGTAGAAGAAGCAGAGAAACAGAAAATGCATCAGATAGGCATACCTGTGTTCCCTACTCCAGAACGGGGAGTGCACGCCATAGCCCAACTTGTCCCGCCCGATAAGAAAGGCAAAAAGGAACTTCCTTACTCTATGCCCAAATTAGACTCTCTCCCGGATAATTCAGAGCTTCTAACACCTTCGCAAGCTCTTACATTTCTGAAGGAGGCAGGCTTTCCATGCGTCCATTTTCAACATGCCGAAAGCGCAGGTAAAGCAGTGCATATAGCTCATCTCATGGGATTTCCTGTTGCGGTTAAGATCGATTCAGCTCTTGTAGCCCATAAAACCGATGTTGGTGGAGTAATTCTTAATGTTCAATCGGCTACGGGGGTGCGCCGCGCTTTTGAGCAGATACGCGAAAGGTTTTCTCAGGTCTTTCCATCCCTCCCTTTTCCCGGTGTGGTCATAATGCCTATGGCTGAGCGGGGACAAGAGTTTATAATGGGCGCACACAGAACGCCCGATTTCGGAACGGTAATTCTCTTTGGACTGGGTGGTCTTTATGTTGAACTTTTCCAGGATGTTTCTATAAGGCTCCTTCCCGCAAGCCGAAGAGATATCGACGACATAATAAGCGAGACTAAAGCATCCGCTTTCTTTGCTGGCATTCGGAATAGAGAACCTCTCGATAAGAAAGCCATTATAGACGGATTGGAAACGCTCGCCAGACTTATGGAAGAACACCCTGAAATTGTTACTATAGACATCAATCCACTCATAGCTTATCCCGAAGGCTATGCGGTGGTCGATGCGCGTATAATTATCAGGAAGTCCTAG
- a CDS encoding class II aldolase/adducin family protein produces MKNELELRHLMVTIGQRLYAKGLVSATDGNMSCKLGDNRLLVTPSGVSKGFLSEDDLIVVDSNGQIIEGKGKPSSEIRLHLLVYALRKDIDAVIHAHPPILTAITLAKLPFDAALLPELWLTVKSIPIAPYATPSTTDLPESVAPFIPNHNAILLERHGSLTMASDLERAFFILEKLEHAALIFILSFILSGGKIPQPLSPEDLARLSSVFHAVHSRTS; encoded by the coding sequence ATGAAAAATGAATTAGAACTTCGACATTTGATGGTTACTATAGGACAGCGACTTTACGCCAAGGGATTGGTTAGTGCAACAGACGGCAATATGAGTTGTAAACTTGGAGATAATCGCCTTTTGGTAACTCCGTCCGGTGTTTCCAAGGGGTTTCTGTCAGAAGATGATTTGATAGTAGTTGACAGCAACGGCCAGATTATAGAAGGAAAGGGCAAACCTTCTTCGGAAATTCGACTTCATCTTCTTGTGTATGCTTTAAGAAAAGATATTGATGCTGTAATTCATGCTCATCCGCCAATTCTTACAGCTATTACTCTGGCAAAACTTCCCTTTGATGCGGCACTTCTCCCCGAACTCTGGCTGACTGTAAAATCAATCCCTATTGCTCCCTATGCTACCCCATCAACGACGGATCTACCTGAATCTGTAGCACCTTTTATTCCAAACCACAACGCAATACTTCTTGAACGCCATGGCTCTTTAACCATGGCGTCCGATCTGGAGCGAGCTTTTTTTATACTTGAAAAACTTGAACATGCAGCTCTTATATTTATACTTTCCTTTATCCTTTCCGGAGGTAAAATTCCTCAACCTCTCTCGCCAGAAGATTTGGCTCGCCTTTCTAGCGTTTTCCACGCTGTCCATTCTAGGACTTCCTGA
- a CDS encoding PilZ domain-containing protein: MNTRNLQIKRVFVKDGSAVVVCDICGRAKKLSGISPQMMSKPVMVTCPCGNSFRIVMDARKHYRKAVNLRGTFRISEDGREYPMIVENISFSGIGIRSPFVDKLKEGDQVEVKFNLDDTHKSLIERIAVVRHVNKHFAGLEFVQDRSYDKVLGFYLMQ, translated from the coding sequence ATGAACACCAGGAATTTACAGATTAAACGAGTGTTCGTCAAAGATGGAAGTGCTGTTGTGGTGTGCGACATCTGCGGTAGAGCAAAAAAGCTCTCAGGCATAAGCCCTCAGATGATGTCCAAGCCTGTTATGGTTACCTGTCCCTGTGGAAACAGCTTCAGGATTGTGATGGATGCCAGAAAGCATTATCGTAAGGCGGTTAACCTGAGGGGGACATTCCGTATAAGCGAAGATGGGCGTGAATACCCAATGATTGTTGAGAATATTTCTTTTAGTGGTATTGGAATTCGATCCCCTTTTGTCGATAAACTTAAAGAAGGGGATCAAGTCGAGGTAAAATTTAATCTTGATGATACGCATAAATCCCTCATTGAAAGGATTGCTGTTGTGAGACATGTTAATAAGCACTTTGCTGGGCTTGAATTCGTGCAAGATAGAAGTTATGATAAGGTGCTTGGTTTTTATTTGATGCAATGA
- a CDS encoding precorrin-8X methylmutase: MMDIREIVPVGKSIEEESFRIIDEEIGFHGFDELHWPIVRRVIHTTGDFEFARLIHFHPEAISSCKKALRRGATIFVDTRMIAAGLSPRRLEKFGVEVKVPVSDPETHRLAKEWGVTRSVAAFRSVGRELDGSIVAVGNAPTALIEIVRLVEEGVALPSLVVGVPVGFVQAVESKKLLREISFVPSITVEGRKGGSPVAVAMLHGLMDVIAEKF; encoded by the coding sequence ATGATGGATATTAGAGAAATTGTTCCGGTGGGGAAAAGTATTGAGGAAGAAAGCTTCAGGATAATCGATGAAGAAATAGGTTTTCACGGTTTTGACGAACTTCACTGGCCTATAGTGAGAAGAGTTATTCACACGACGGGAGATTTTGAATTTGCAAGGCTTATTCATTTTCATCCTGAAGCTATTAGCTCTTGCAAGAAGGCTTTACGGAGAGGTGCTACCATTTTTGTTGACACTCGTATGATTGCTGCAGGTCTCTCGCCAAGACGACTTGAGAAATTTGGGGTAGAAGTTAAGGTGCCGGTGTCCGATCCTGAAACTCACAGGCTGGCTAAAGAATGGGGTGTTACTCGCTCTGTAGCGGCATTTCGTTCTGTGGGGCGTGAGTTGGATGGATCTATTGTTGCGGTGGGAAATGCTCCGACGGCTCTTATTGAAATTGTTAGGCTTGTTGAAGAAGGAGTTGCTCTTCCGTCTTTAGTAGTAGGTGTTCCTGTGGGTTTTGTGCAGGCTGTTGAGTCTAAGAAGTTGTTGCGGGAAATTTCTTTTGTCCCATCGATTACCGTTGAAGGGAGAAAAGGGGGTAGCCCGGTAGCTGTTGCTATGTTGCATGGGCTTATGGATGTGATAGCTGAGAAATTTTAG
- a CDS encoding ubiquinone/menaquinone biosynthesis methyltransferase, with translation MCSSVSLDKNPRRIGAMFDRIAPVYDFLNHLLSSGMDLWWRREAVKSLRLSDGAYVVDVATGTGDLAFSLLRIKPSVRVIGIDIAEAMLRRAIIKGRNYKGYWVVRGDAQFLPVKSDIADALMVAYGIRNMPGALEGKEGLSPILKEFRRVLKRSGELLILEFSIPPKPLFRSIYLFYFQKILPFIGGIVSGDREAYRYLPTSVEHFISPADMVQALEAEKFRVEEVHMFLAGVSYFVRARKV, from the coding sequence ATGTGTTCTTCAGTTTCGCTCGATAAAAATCCAAGACGCATCGGTGCCATGTTTGATCGCATTGCACCGGTTTATGATTTTCTGAATCATCTTTTGTCTTCCGGGATGGATTTGTGGTGGCGTAGAGAAGCCGTAAAGTCTCTTAGGCTTTCTGATGGTGCTTATGTTGTGGATGTGGCTACCGGGACAGGTGATTTGGCTTTTTCGCTCCTTCGTATAAAGCCTTCGGTTAGGGTTATAGGGATCGATATTGCCGAAGCTATGCTAAGGCGAGCGATAATTAAAGGTAGGAATTATAAAGGATATTGGGTTGTTCGAGGGGATGCCCAGTTTCTTCCGGTCAAATCTGACATTGCGGATGCTTTGATGGTTGCCTATGGAATAAGAAATATGCCTGGTGCGCTGGAAGGTAAAGAAGGCTTATCGCCTATTTTGAAAGAATTTCGGCGTGTGCTGAAACGTTCTGGAGAGCTTCTCATACTGGAATTTAGCATACCCCCTAAGCCACTTTTTCGATCGATTTATCTTTTTTATTTTCAGAAAATTCTTCCTTTTATTGGTGGAATTGTTTCCGGCGACAGGGAAGCCTACAGATATCTTCCTACCTCGGTTGAACATTTTATTTCTCCCGCCGATATGGTGCAAGCTCTTGAAGCAGAAAAATTCAGGGTTGAAGAAGTTCACATGTTTCTTGCCGGTGTGTCGTATTTTGTGAGAGCACGAAAAGTCTAG